One Candidatus Sulfurimonas baltica DNA segment encodes these proteins:
- a CDS encoding acyl-CoA acyltransferase — MSIIIRKATSEDAAFLAQMILQSSRAGKKICIYDLIFGTNNDKDTLANLEKLTTTVAKSSCHYTNFLIAEMDGKSVGSLCSYEPRISTRESFFDALKEIGVDSEDSEYEEILNYCNFDINTRTLIFDFMEELEGFIDVGVLKALMHKSLLTARLKGYRIAQTVVEIGSLETLLYYKKLGFKEVKQKECELYREKFGRAGFVLLAYEF; from the coding sequence ATGAGCATAATAATAAGAAAAGCGACCAGTGAAGATGCGGCATTTTTGGCACAGATGATTTTACAAAGTTCAAGAGCTGGAAAAAAGATTTGTATATATGATTTAATATTTGGTACAAACAATGATAAAGATACTTTAGCGAATTTAGAAAAATTGACAACAACAGTAGCAAAAAGCAGTTGCCACTATACTAACTTTTTAATTGCCGAGATGGATGGTAAAAGTGTAGGATCTCTTTGTAGCTATGAGCCAAGAATATCAACAAGAGAGTCATTCTTCGATGCACTAAAAGAGATAGGTGTTGATAGTGAGGACAGCGAGTATGAAGAGATACTTAATTATTGTAATTTTGATATCAACACAAGGACTCTAATCTTTGATTTTATGGAAGAGTTAGAAGGTTTTATAGATGTCGGTGTTTTAAAAGCATTGATGCATAAGAGCCTTCTTACCGCAAGACTAAAAGGCTATAGGATAGCTCAAACGGTAGTAGAAATAGGTTCTTTGGAAACTTTACTTTACTACAAAAAACTTGGATTCAAAGAAGTTAAACAAAAAGAGTGTGAATTATATAGAGAAAAGTTTGGTAGAGCAGGTTTTGTTTTATTAGCATACGAATTTTGA
- a CDS encoding Na+/H+ antiporter NhaC family protein, with protein MALVEKSGGIEGFIEFIQNKKAFVTSARSSLMLSYIVGVVIFIESSITALISGAVGKKLCDNYKVPRAKLAYVCDSTSAPVCSLLLLNGWGALLLGLISTQISLGMIDENAVDILIDSVFYNFYAMSALVVTFLTIWFSIDIGAMKHSKYVHLEEQKSKNSKVSSMYYMILPIVLMVFLVFIFLYITGNGNITKGSGSSSIFYTMIVTLLFTLVHYVGTKNMTMSLWSKTTLIGAKKLIPIASILLLAFAIGKVTSELKTGLYLASLVSDTLSVYLLAAVIFLLSSIMAFSTGTSWGTFSIMIPVAVPMAVAMDADVALCIGAVISGGVFGDHCSPISDTTIISSMATECDVVEHVKTQLPYALISGAVALILFVVFSIV; from the coding sequence ATGGCTTTGGTTGAAAAGTCTGGCGGAATTGAGGGTTTTATAGAGTTTATACAGAATAAAAAGGCTTTTGTAACATCTGCTCGCTCATCACTAATGTTAAGTTATATCGTAGGTGTTGTTATTTTTATTGAGTCGTCTATTACGGCACTTATATCGGGTGCAGTTGGAAAGAAACTTTGTGATAATTACAAAGTGCCTCGTGCAAAGTTAGCATATGTTTGTGATTCAACATCAGCGCCAGTTTGTTCATTATTATTATTAAATGGATGGGGGGCACTTTTACTTGGTTTAATATCTACTCAAATATCACTTGGTATGATAGATGAAAATGCAGTTGATATTTTAATAGACTCTGTATTTTATAATTTCTATGCAATGAGTGCTTTAGTGGTGACATTCTTAACAATATGGTTTAGTATAGATATTGGAGCTATGAAGCACAGTAAATATGTACATCTAGAAGAACAAAAAAGTAAAAACAGTAAAGTTTCTAGCATGTACTACATGATTTTGCCAATAGTATTAATGGTTTTTTTAGTATTTATTTTTTTATATATAACAGGTAATGGAAACATAACAAAAGGTAGTGGCTCGAGTTCCATTTTTTATACAATGATTGTTACATTGCTTTTTACTCTTGTTCATTATGTTGGTACAAAAAATATGACTATGTCGCTGTGGAGTAAAACTACCCTTATAGGGGCTAAAAAGTTAATTCCAATAGCATCTATACTTTTGCTAGCATTTGCGATAGGAAAGGTTACTAGTGAGCTTAAAACAGGTTTGTACTTAGCATCTTTAGTGAGCGATACTTTAAGTGTATATCTTTTAGCGGCTGTTATATTTTTACTTAGCTCAATTATGGCATTCTCAACGGGAACAAGTTGGGGAACATTTAGTATTATGATTCCTGTCGCGGTTCCAATGGCAGTTGCTATGGATGCAGATGTAGCTCTTTGTATCGGTGCTGTGATATCAGGCGGTGTATTTGGTGATCACTGTTCACCAATATCAGACACGACGATTATATCTTCAATGGCTACGGAGTGTGATGTCGTAGAGCACGTAAAAACGCAACTCCCTTACGCTTTGATAAGTGGAGCAGTTGCTTTGATTTTGTTTGTGGTTTTTAGTATAGTTTAA
- a CDS encoding exonuclease domain-containing protein, translating into MAKRYIILDTETTGTGDLDRVIQLGYVVLGEKIVEVQNEFFSSDVPISFGAMEVHGITPDLIEGKPTCKDSASYKRLQELNIADNYMIIHNAPFDLGMLEKEGFNTQMKVIDTLRVAKHILPDEDAHRLQYFRYKMELYKEEQKEADALGIVVKAHDAIGDVLVLKLLLSRLKDEVSKQFPGENPVEKMVDLTNTPILVKSFRFGKHKGKTLQEVATSDAGYLRWMLSSMENLDEDMKYSINSVLSS; encoded by the coding sequence TTGGCAAAAAGATACATAATTTTAGATACGGAAACAACAGGTACTGGGGATTTGGACAGGGTTATTCAGCTAGGGTATGTAGTTCTAGGAGAAAAAATAGTGGAGGTGCAAAACGAGTTTTTTAGCTCTGACGTTCCCATTAGTTTTGGAGCTATGGAAGTTCATGGAATAACTCCAGATTTGATTGAAGGAAAACCTACATGTAAAGACTCTGCATCTTATAAAAGACTTCAAGAGTTAAATATAGCAGACAATTATATGATTATTCATAATGCCCCATTTGATTTGGGCATGCTTGAAAAAGAGGGTTTTAACACTCAAATGAAAGTAATAGACACACTAAGAGTTGCAAAGCATATTTTACCTGATGAAGATGCTCATAGACTTCAATACTTTCGTTACAAGATGGAACTTTACAAAGAAGAGCAAAAAGAGGCTGACGCCTTAGGTATTGTTGTTAAAGCTCACGATGCGATTGGTGATGTTCTGGTTTTAAAACTGCTACTCAGCAGACTTAAAGATGAAGTATCTAAGCAATTTCCAGGTGAAAATCCTGTTGAGAAAATGGTTGATTTAACAAATACACCAATTCTTGTAAAATCATTTAGATTTGGAAAACATAAAGGTAAAACTCTTCAGGAGGTAGCAACTAGTGATGCAGGCTACTTAAGATGGATGTTAAGCTCTATGGAAAATCTAGATGAAGATATGAAATATTCTATAAACTCTGTTTTAAGTTCTTAA
- a CDS encoding N-acetylmuramoyl-L-alanine amidase produces MSLSILLSAIEIRQTPIKFTKFRYQLTKEYIKTHYGIDAKNINITPKIVVVHHTAIDDYKKSLGRFTDERLPSDRPDLDNGSTSVNVSTHFMVERDGTIHQLMPLKYMARHVIGLNYNSIGIENVGGENSIDNLTEAQLEANVEIIKYLQQKYASIRYVIGHYEYRCFEGDDLWLEKDKGYRTKKDDPSKRFMDDLFGKLDYFTRAPCD; encoded by the coding sequence GTGTCTTTAAGTATCCTCTTGTCTGCGATAGAAATTAGACAAACACCAATAAAATTTACAAAATTTAGGTATCAACTTACGAAAGAGTATATTAAAACTCACTACGGGATAGATGCAAAAAACATAAATATAACTCCAAAAATAGTAGTTGTGCACCACACTGCCATAGATGATTATAAAAAATCATTAGGAAGATTTACGGATGAACGACTCCCAAGTGATAGGCCCGATTTAGACAATGGAAGTACTAGCGTGAATGTGTCTACACATTTTATGGTTGAAAGAGATGGCACCATACATCAACTTATGCCGCTAAAGTATATGGCGCGGCACGTTATAGGACTAAACTACAACTCAATAGGGATTGAAAATGTTGGTGGTGAGAATTCTATAGATAACCTAACAGAGGCACAACTTGAAGCAAATGTAGAGATTATAAAATATTTGCAACAAAAATACGCAAGCATTAGGTATGTTATAGGTCATTATGAGTATAGATGTTTTGAGGGTGATGATCTATGGCTTGAAAAGGACAAAGGTTATAGAACAAAAAAAGATGATCCATCAAAAAGATTTATGGATGATTTATTTGGTAAATTAGACTATTTTACAAGAGCACCATGTGATTAG
- a CDS encoding DUF819 domain-containing protein: MISSPLIYLFALALVATFFSLLEQKTKFRIFKFVPAVVMIYAFSMTLAGMGVFEQNEHIDEIYKNTKKNLLPAMLFLMLLQVDFRHFFKLGRSLLISYVLAVLSLAFSFVVVSLVFNFNQDMASAFGALAGSWMGGTANMIAVGSALNVSDVAFGFALIVDSVNYTIWVMFLLFLVPFASYFNNFTLSQQSTAYLAEIGCACNIGAKRYWLFVFLSIGVALFVNTIAYKFQILNYTTTTVIIATIFGILGSFTKLKNINGSSEVATTMLYILIALIGSHAIFDSFTDVGYYVFAGFMILVVHAIIMVIGAKIFKLDLFSIAIASLSNIGGVASAPILAATYNKALVSVGVLMAIMGYIIGTFGGLVVGNILIGLAK; the protein is encoded by the coding sequence GTGATTAGTTCACCCCTTATATACCTTTTTGCACTTGCTTTGGTTGCAACTTTTTTTAGTCTGCTAGAGCAAAAAACAAAATTTAGAATATTTAAGTTTGTTCCGGCAGTTGTTATGATTTACGCTTTTAGCATGACTTTAGCAGGTATGGGAGTTTTCGAGCAAAATGAACACATTGATGAGATATATAAAAATACAAAAAAAAATCTTCTCCCTGCAATGCTGTTTTTAATGCTCTTGCAAGTTGATTTCAGACACTTTTTCAAGCTTGGACGCTCTTTGCTTATTTCATATGTTTTAGCAGTTTTATCTTTAGCTTTTTCCTTTGTGGTTGTCTCTTTAGTTTTCAATTTTAACCAAGATATGGCATCTGCTTTTGGAGCATTGGCCGGTAGTTGGATGGGAGGAACTGCCAATATGATTGCCGTCGGTTCAGCTCTAAATGTAAGTGATGTTGCATTTGGATTTGCTCTAATTGTTGATAGTGTTAACTACACAATATGGGTTATGTTTTTGCTATTTTTGGTCCCATTCGCCTCTTATTTTAATAACTTTACTTTATCACAGCAAAGCACTGCTTATTTGGCAGAGATAGGTTGTGCTTGTAATATTGGGGCAAAAAGGTACTGGCTTTTTGTGTTTTTATCAATCGGAGTCGCACTCTTTGTAAATACAATAGCCTATAAATTTCAAATATTAAACTATACAACCACAACTGTTATAATTGCGACAATTTTTGGAATTTTAGGCTCTTTTACAAAACTAAAAAATATAAACGGCTCTAGCGAAGTCGCAACTACTATGCTTTATATTCTTATTGCGCTCATTGGCTCACATGCAATTTTTGATAGTTTCACTGATGTCGGTTATTATGTTTTTGCAGGTTTTATGATTTTAGTAGTTCATGCAATCATAATGGTTATAGGGGCTAAAATATTTAAGCTTGACCTCTTCTCTATCGCCATAGCATCACTCTCTAACATTGGGGGAGTCGCTTCTGCTCCGATACTTGCAGCAACTTACAACAAGGCACTTGTTAGTGTTGGAGTCTTAATGGCAATTATGGGATATATTATTGGAACTTTTGGCGGCTTGGTTGTTGGAAATATTTTAATTGGACTTGCAAAATGA
- a CDS encoding dipeptide epimerase has protein sequence MKIAKIITEVKYIELKTPFKTALRETSHVEFVRVHVELENGLVGIGEAPATKAITGEGIEDILNSINSVKRDFINFDIIGSSAKAALDMAYVSLQAKKEKQTFIEYFNTTDLSPLKTDVTISLNSMDVMLEDAKKAYAENMSILKVKLGKDITHAIHVIKTISKELPYVEIIVDANQAWSLNDSLRFIDAMKGVNIELIEQPVVASDLESLKKITEYSHIPILADESVFTLEDAKKVIESKSADMINIKLMKCGGVTKAVEILEYARKNDVICMLGSMLEGPYSINIALHLAMAYRDVVKYIDLDSPLLYKEPSSELDFEFKGCEIIYNQHLQY, from the coding sequence ATGAAGATAGCTAAAATAATTACAGAAGTTAAATATATAGAGTTAAAAACACCATTTAAAACTGCTCTTAGAGAAACTTCACATGTAGAGTTTGTAAGAGTACATGTAGAGCTTGAAAATGGTTTGGTCGGCATAGGAGAAGCTCCAGCAACAAAGGCTATAACAGGTGAGGGTATTGAAGATATTTTAAACTCTATTAATAGCGTAAAAAGAGATTTTATAAATTTTGATATTATAGGCTCAAGTGCAAAAGCCGCTCTTGATATGGCCTATGTCTCTCTACAGGCAAAAAAAGAAAAGCAAACTTTTATAGAGTATTTTAATACAACAGATTTGAGCCCCCTAAAAACAGATGTAACAATAAGTTTAAATTCCATGGATGTTATGCTAGAAGATGCAAAAAAAGCTTATGCAGAGAATATGTCAATACTCAAAGTAAAATTAGGCAAAGATATAACTCATGCTATACATGTAATAAAAACAATATCTAAAGAGCTCCCTTATGTAGAGATAATAGTAGACGCAAATCAGGCATGGAGCTTAAACGATTCACTAAGATTTATAGATGCCATGAAAGGTGTAAATATAGAACTCATAGAGCAACCCGTAGTCGCTTCGGACTTAGAGAGTTTAAAGAAGATTACAGAGTATTCACACATACCAATACTTGCAGATGAATCAGTGTTTACACTAGAGGATGCTAAAAAAGTCATAGAGTCTAAAAGTGCAGATATGATAAATATAAAACTTATGAAGTGCGGAGGGGTGACAAAAGCAGTAGAGATTTTAGAGTATGCTAGAAAAAATGATGTTATATGTATGTTAGGCTCTATGCTCGAAGGTCCGTATTCTATAAATATTGCTTTGCATTTAGCAATGGCATACAGAGATGTTGTTAAATATATAGATTTAGACAGCCCTCTACTTTATAAAGAGCCCTCAAGTGAGCTTGATTTTGAGTTTAAAGGCTGTGAGATAATTTATAACCAACACCTGCAATATTAG
- a CDS encoding response regulator transcription factor has translation MDNLSGLNLLFLESNEEFAKNITEFLNIYFRQVFHSSSIKNALSILADNKIDVIITDVKLSDGSGLEFIQNIRRNGNNVHIVILSAFKNEEILLQAIPLNLLSYEIKPISYDNFMSLLEKISHVFEPKGIVCLSSKIKYDTRKKEFILHDKTIALTKKEILFIELLLKNNTEIVTHEMIQINVWQNKQMSDSAIKNLVLRLRKKIDAEFLTNIAGVGYKLSHSL, from the coding sequence ATGGATAATCTAAGCGGGTTAAATTTACTATTTTTAGAGAGCAATGAAGAGTTTGCAAAAAACATAACTGAGTTTTTAAATATCTACTTTAGACAAGTGTTTCATTCTAGCTCTATAAAAAATGCTCTTAGTATTCTTGCTGACAATAAAATAGATGTGATAATAACTGATGTGAAACTTTCCGATGGCAGCGGTTTAGAGTTTATACAAAATATTAGAAGAAATGGCAATAACGTACATATAGTTATTCTTAGTGCTTTCAAAAACGAGGAGATTTTACTTCAAGCGATACCGTTAAATTTACTCTCGTATGAGATAAAACCAATTAGCTACGACAATTTTATGTCACTTCTTGAAAAAATATCACATGTATTTGAACCTAAAGGAATTGTTTGCTTATCTAGTAAAATAAAGTATGACACCAGAAAAAAAGAGTTTATACTTCATGACAAAACAATAGCATTGACAAAAAAAGAGATACTCTTTATAGAGCTTTTATTGAAAAACAACACTGAGATTGTAACTCATGAAATGATTCAAATAAATGTTTGGCAAAACAAACAAATGAGTGACTCTGCTATAAAAAATCTTGTCTTGAGACTGCGCAAAAAAATTGATGCTGAATTTCTTACTAATATTGCAGGTGTTGGTTATAAATTATCTCACAGCCTTTAA